In a genomic window of Methylovirgula sp. 4M-Z18:
- the coaE gene encoding dephospho-CoA kinase (Dephospho-CoA kinase (CoaE) performs the final step in coenzyme A biosynthesis.): protein MLVLGLTGSIGMGKSTVAAVFRAMGVPVDDADASVHALYRGKAVPLIEAAFPGVSRAGAIDRALLGQQVLHDPEQLAKLESIIHPLVREMRDAFLQQAEKNGARVAVVDIPLLFETGGDKYVDMVVVVSAPLAVQKARVLTREGMSEARFHAILAKQMPDAEKRRRAHVVIDTAGDLDFTRRQVRDLLRALSALD from the coding sequence ATGCTCGTTCTTGGTCTCACCGGCTCCATCGGCATGGGCAAATCGACGGTGGCGGCGGTTTTCCGCGCTATGGGCGTTCCGGTCGATGATGCCGATGCGAGTGTCCATGCGCTTTATCGCGGCAAGGCCGTTCCGTTGATCGAAGCGGCCTTTCCAGGGGTCAGTCGCGCCGGCGCCATTGATCGCGCCTTGCTCGGGCAACAAGTGCTGCACGATCCCGAGCAATTGGCAAAATTGGAATCGATCATCCATCCGCTCGTGCGCGAGATGCGTGACGCGTTTTTGCAGCAGGCTGAAAAGAACGGTGCGCGCGTCGCGGTTGTCGATATTCCGCTGCTTTTCGAAACGGGTGGGGATAAGTACGTGGATATGGTCGTCGTCGTCTCGGCGCCGCTCGCCGTGCAAAAGGCGCGCGTGCTAACACGCGAAGGAATGAGCGAAGCGCGCTTCCACGCCATTCTCGCCAAACAGATGCCGGATGCGGAGAAGCGGCGCCGGGCGCATGTCGTGATCGATACGGCGGGGGATCTCGATTTCACCAGGCGGCAGGTGCGGGATCTGTTGCGGGCGCTCAGCGCACTAGATTAG
- the dnaQ gene encoding DNA polymerase III subunit epsilon, translating into MREIILDTETTGLDPNKGDRLVEIGCVEIVNQIPSGQTYHVYINPERDMPMEAFNVHGLSSEFLSDKPVFTAVVDDFLAFISNARLVIHNAEFDMRFINAELKRAGRETIGMENVVDTLAIARRKHPGAPNNLDALCQRYRIDNSRRTKHGALMDAEILAEVYAELSGGRQAALGLSSNVVAMRQEAGKSRVKTRPTPLPPRVTDEELAAHRTFVATLGEQSIWAQYSKEKTDQ; encoded by the coding sequence ATGCGTGAGATCATTCTCGATACCGAAACGACGGGGCTCGATCCCAACAAGGGCGATCGGCTCGTCGAAATCGGCTGTGTCGAAATCGTCAATCAGATCCCTTCGGGCCAGACCTACCACGTCTATATCAATCCGGAACGCGACATGCCGATGGAGGCGTTCAACGTGCACGGCCTGTCGAGCGAGTTCCTGAGCGACAAGCCAGTGTTTACCGCTGTCGTCGACGACTTTCTCGCCTTCATCAGCAACGCGCGCTTGGTCATTCACAACGCCGAATTCGATATGCGTTTCATCAATGCCGAATTGAAACGCGCCGGGCGCGAGACGATCGGCATGGAGAATGTGGTCGATACGCTGGCGATCGCGCGGCGCAAGCATCCAGGCGCGCCCAACAATCTCGATGCCCTGTGCCAGCGCTATCGCATCGACAATTCGCGCCGCACCAAGCACGGCGCATTGATGGACGCGGAGATTCTCGCCGAAGTCTATGCCGAGCTGAGCGGCGGCCGGCAGGCCGCGCTTGGATTGAGCTCCAACGTGGTGGCGATGCGCCAGGAGGCGGGCAAGTCGCGGGTCAAGACGCGCCCCACGCCGTTGCCGCCGCGCGTGACCGACGAAGAGCTTGCCGCCCATCGCACCTTCGTCGCGACGCTCGGCGAACAATCTATTTGGGCGCAATATTCAAAAGAAAAAACGGACCAGTGA
- the secB gene encoding protein-export chaperone SecB, translating to MAEANGKAAQDTEAAPQLAVLAQYIKDLSFENPRAPQSLEGQQGQPGLSVNVNVNGKQVGDHLFEVNLMIEGFAGDAAKPLFKFELDYAGIFRVANFPQEHVHPVVMIECPRLLFPFARQIISSTVSNGGFPPLNLDPIDFASLYAQRMAESAAVQAKT from the coding sequence ATGGCCGAGGCCAATGGCAAAGCCGCCCAAGACACCGAGGCTGCCCCGCAACTCGCCGTTCTCGCGCAATATATTAAGGACCTGTCCTTCGAGAACCCGCGCGCGCCGCAATCCTTGGAGGGCCAGCAAGGCCAACCGGGCCTTTCCGTGAATGTCAATGTGAACGGCAAGCAGGTGGGCGATCACCTTTTCGAGGTCAATTTGATGATCGAAGGCTTCGCCGGCGATGCCGCCAAGCCCTTGTTCAAATTCGAACTCGATTATGCCGGCATTTTCCGGGTGGCGAATTTCCCGCAGGAACATGTACATCCGGTCGTCATGATCGAATGCCCGCGGCTCCTCTTCCCCTTCGCCCGGCAGATCATCTCCTCCACGGTCTCCAATGGCGGTTTCCCGCCGCTCAATCTCGACCCGATCGACTTTGCCTCGCTCTACGCCCAACGCATGGCGGAGTCGGCCGCGGTGCAAGCCAAGACTTGA
- a CDS encoding FxsA family protein translates to MRRKHIVILAVLAWFVAEWYAFWAVAEAIGLGGALLLGLATSILGGLLLKKLGQDTIAALRRNLDGGVLRESAVVDGTLTAIGAILLILPGFLSDVVGFVLALPVIRQWLTGRLAPAPAFTAPRAPKQPKVVDLSADLWKPVDEPR, encoded by the coding sequence ATGCGCCGCAAACACATCGTGATTCTCGCCGTTCTGGCTTGGTTCGTGGCCGAATGGTACGCTTTTTGGGCAGTGGCGGAGGCAATCGGCCTCGGTGGAGCCCTGCTCTTGGGCCTCGCGACCAGCATTTTGGGCGGACTCCTGCTGAAAAAACTCGGCCAGGACACGATCGCCGCCTTGCGCCGCAATTTGGACGGCGGCGTGCTGCGCGAAAGCGCGGTGGTCGACGGCACATTGACGGCGATTGGCGCTATTCTGTTGATTTTGCCGGGATTTCTTTCCGACGTCGTGGGCTTCGTCCTCGCCCTACCGGTCATCCGGCAATGGCTGACCGGCCGCTTGGCGCCGGCGCCAGCCTTTACCGCCCCGCGCGCGCCCAAACAACCCAAGGTGGTCGATCTTTCCGCCGATCTGTGGAAGCCTGTCGACGAGCCGCGATAG
- a CDS encoding Tim44/TimA family putative adaptor protein, translating to MTGSYDISTLILAVAAALVVWWLYTVLGTRNGHERPPFDPFQNPSPKEDTRPGFGQNTNALRMPVPANDATPVKPITDPDRWKGVIAEGSSADKGLDAILVADPAFSGSSFLSGARSAYEIILTAFAAGDTKTLKPLLAPDVYASFAQVIGERRERGERVETTFVSMDQACIESADVRGRMAHIVVRFVSKLISATYDKAGAVVAGEAGKVADVTDVWTFERDIGSRNPNWLLVTTHSDA from the coding sequence ATGACCGGGTCGTACGATATCTCCACACTGATCCTTGCCGTGGCCGCGGCGCTTGTGGTGTGGTGGCTGTATACTGTGCTCGGGACCCGAAACGGCCATGAGCGGCCGCCGTTCGACCCGTTTCAGAACCCGTCGCCCAAAGAGGATACCCGACCGGGTTTCGGCCAGAACACCAATGCATTGCGCATGCCCGTTCCGGCCAATGACGCGACGCCGGTCAAGCCGATCACCGATCCGGACCGCTGGAAGGGTGTGATCGCAGAGGGCTCGTCCGCGGATAAAGGCCTTGATGCGATCCTGGTTGCGGACCCCGCCTTTTCCGGTTCGTCATTTCTGAGCGGCGCGCGTTCGGCCTACGAGATCATTCTGACTGCTTTCGCCGCCGGCGACACCAAAACCCTCAAGCCTCTTCTGGCGCCGGATGTCTACGCCTCCTTCGCCCAGGTGATCGGCGAGCGCCGGGAACGCGGCGAGCGGGTCGAGACGACATTCGTGTCGATGGACCAAGCCTGTATCGAATCCGCGGACGTGCGCGGCCGCATGGCGCATATCGTCGTGCGATTCGTGTCGAAATTGATCAGCGCGACCTATGACAAGGCCGGCGCCGTGGTTGCCGGCGAGGCGGGCAAGGTGGCCGACGTCACCGACGTCTGGACCTTCGAGCGCGATATCGGTTCGCGCAATCCCAATTGGCTGCTCGTCACCACCCATTCCGATGCTTGA
- the mltA gene encoding murein transglycosylase A, with protein sequence MEPFLGPSGATLCPLVFADLVGFAEDDLSAAFETFRRTAEAHLAGTPPLRPGVPVDAKLTDLFRRVASLRAELGQAEACAFFSTHFVPCEIRPAPDSRDERANFLTGYYEPEVAGSPTETAEFAAPILARPDDLVTLNEGTPRPDGFDPGLAAARRRADGALEPYPMRSEIERGAITRHTKPVVWLRDLVEVFLIQVQGSARVRLPDGDLLRLTYAGRNGQPYTSIGRLIVEEHGVPLAEMSLARLKSWLRDHGLNEGDEGRNVMQRNRSYVFFRGGSAADPAQGPIGAAGVWLTPLRSIAVDRRTWPYGLPFWIESEMPWQGEYATGFRRLMIAQDTGSAILGAARADVFFGTGDEAGVRAGGIRHSGRFVVFLPKGSVP encoded by the coding sequence ATGGAGCCGTTTTTGGGACCTAGCGGCGCAACCCTGTGCCCGCTTGTTTTTGCCGATCTTGTGGGATTTGCCGAAGACGATCTGAGCGCGGCGTTCGAGACGTTCCGCCGCACGGCGGAGGCACATCTTGCCGGCACACCGCCCTTGCGGCCCGGCGTGCCGGTGGACGCAAAGTTGACGGACCTGTTCCGCCGCGTTGCGAGCCTGCGGGCGGAACTGGGGCAGGCTGAGGCTTGTGCTTTTTTTTCGACGCATTTCGTCCCGTGCGAAATCAGGCCGGCGCCGGACTCGCGCGACGAGCGCGCCAATTTCCTGACCGGCTATTACGAACCGGAGGTTGCCGGTTCGCCTACAGAAACAGCTGAATTTGCCGCGCCCATTCTGGCTCGGCCCGACGATCTCGTGACACTGAACGAGGGCACACCGCGCCCCGACGGTTTCGATCCAGGCCTCGCGGCGGCCCGGCGGCGTGCTGATGGCGCGCTCGAGCCTTATCCGATGCGCAGCGAGATCGAACGCGGCGCGATCACGCGCCATACCAAGCCGGTCGTGTGGCTGCGCGACCTGGTCGAAGTCTTTCTCATTCAGGTGCAGGGATCGGCCCGCGTGCGCCTGCCCGACGGAGATTTGCTGCGCCTGACCTATGCCGGCCGTAACGGTCAGCCCTATACGTCGATCGGCCGCCTGATCGTCGAGGAACATGGCGTGCCCTTGGCCGAAATGTCATTGGCACGGCTTAAATCCTGGCTGCGGGATCATGGTCTGAACGAGGGCGATGAGGGCCGCAACGTCATGCAGCGAAACCGTTCTTACGTTTTCTTCCGCGGCGGCAGTGCCGCCGATCCCGCCCAGGGGCCAATTGGCGCGGCCGGCGTGTGGCTGACGCCGCTGCGCTCGATCGCGGTCGATCGGCGCACTTGGCCCTACGGATTGCCGTTCTGGATCGAGTCCGAAATGCCATGGCAAGGCGAGTACGCGACCGGCTTTCGCCGCCTCATGATCGCGCAAGATACCGGTTCGGCGATTCTGGGCGCAGCGCGCGCCGACGTGTTTTTCGGCACGGGAGACGAGGCCGGCGTGCGCGCCGGCGGAATCCGGCATTCCGGCCGGTTCGTCGTGTTTCTGCCCAAGGGGAGTGTGCCGTGA
- a CDS encoding Smr/MutS family protein, with protein MKEPRTLLKSGDRRLSDEDIELWLHVTRHVKARPGVHRPPAPARPAPAKPPAASSARSKTDPVAPPPAKPALPPLVPLERRMRQKVSRGRIEVDGVIDLHGLRQSAAHDALIGFLLRAQADGAKLVVVVTGKGKSVRDELGYGREGGILRRFVPQWLASPELRSVVVGYEEASIAHGGAGALYVRIRRLGRHP; from the coding sequence GTGAAGGAACCGCGCACGCTGCTCAAATCCGGCGACCGGCGGCTGAGCGACGAAGATATCGAGCTGTGGCTACACGTGACGCGGCATGTCAAAGCGCGTCCCGGCGTCCACCGTCCACCGGCGCCCGCACGTCCGGCTCCTGCCAAACCGCCCGCTGCAAGCTCGGCACGATCCAAAACGGATCCTGTAGCGCCGCCGCCGGCCAAGCCCGCTTTGCCGCCGCTCGTGCCGCTGGAGCGGCGTATGCGGCAGAAGGTGAGCCGGGGGCGGATCGAGGTCGATGGCGTGATCGATTTGCATGGGTTGCGCCAGAGCGCGGCGCATGACGCGCTGATCGGGTTTCTTCTGCGCGCGCAAGCGGATGGCGCCAAACTGGTGGTCGTGGTCACGGGCAAGGGCAAGTCGGTGCGCGACGAATTGGGTTATGGCCGCGAAGGTGGCATTTTACGGCGGTTCGTGCCGCAATGGCTGGCGAGTCCCGAATTGCGCAGCGTCGTTGTCGGCTATGAGGAAGCATCGATCGCCCATGGCGGGGCGGGCGCGCTTTACGTCCGGATCCGCCGCCTGGGGCGCCACCCATGA
- a CDS encoding helix-turn-helix domain-containing protein — protein sequence MTPFGEKLRELREARGITLKTLAADFGVSAAYLSALEHGHRGKPPWRFVQHTIAYFNIIWDEADELNRLAQLSAPRVIVDTSGLSSRATELANRLAREVKGLEPEDLAAMLAILEERKTKRKTG from the coding sequence ATGACGCCGTTCGGCGAAAAGCTGCGCGAATTGCGCGAAGCGCGCGGCATAACGCTGAAAACGCTGGCCGCCGATTTCGGCGTGTCGGCCGCCTATCTTTCAGCGCTGGAGCATGGCCATCGTGGCAAGCCGCCGTGGCGGTTCGTGCAGCATACGATCGCCTATTTCAACATTATTTGGGACGAGGCGGACGAGCTCAATCGCCTCGCCCAACTCTCGGCCCCGCGCGTCATTGTCGACACGTCGGGCCTGTCCTCGCGCGCCACCGAACTCGCCAACCGTTTGGCGCGCGAGGTCAAGGGGCTGGAGCCCGAGGATTTGGCCGCCATGCTCGCCATTCTCGAGGAGCGCAAAACCAAGCGGAAGACGGGCTGA
- a CDS encoding adenosine kinase, whose amino-acid sequence MMTQSYDVLGIGNAIMDVIARADDAFLVRERIPKGAMNLIDEERAEHLYGAMGQATIISGGSAANTIVGVQSLGARAAYIGKVKADDVGDLFAHDLRSTGVHFATLQPKDGPATARSFIFVTEDGERTMNTYLGASQNLSVADIDSRLVESSAIVYLEGYLWDPPAAKDAFVKASHIAHKAGRRVALTLSDSFCVDRYRAEFLDLMRKGIVDIVFANESEVKSLYETSDFETAVSALRDENVLGIVTRSELGSMVVEGQATHVVPAFPIDKLVDTTGAGDLFAGGFLYGLAKGADYVTCANLGGLAAAEIIQHLGARPQLDLAQHAKMHGLG is encoded by the coding sequence ATGATGACCCAAAGTTACGATGTGCTCGGAATCGGCAATGCGATCATGGACGTCATCGCCCGGGCGGACGATGCGTTTCTGGTGCGGGAGCGCATTCCAAAGGGCGCGATGAACCTGATCGACGAAGAGCGCGCCGAGCATCTCTATGGGGCCATGGGCCAGGCGACGATCATCTCCGGCGGCTCGGCCGCAAATACGATCGTCGGCGTGCAAAGCCTCGGCGCCCGTGCCGCCTATATCGGCAAGGTGAAGGCCGACGATGTCGGCGATCTTTTCGCGCATGATCTACGCTCGACCGGCGTGCATTTCGCGACGCTGCAGCCGAAGGACGGTCCCGCGACCGCGCGCTCCTTCATCTTCGTCACCGAAGACGGCGAGCGCACGATGAATACGTATCTCGGCGCGTCGCAGAATCTGTCCGTCGCGGACATCGATTCGCGACTCGTCGAATCTTCCGCCATCGTCTACCTCGAAGGCTATTTGTGGGACCCGCCCGCCGCCAAGGATGCTTTCGTCAAGGCCTCGCATATCGCCCACAAGGCGGGCCGGCGCGTCGCCCTCACCTTGTCGGATTCGTTTTGTGTCGATCGCTATCGCGCCGAATTTCTCGACCTGATGCGCAAAGGTATCGTGGACATTGTCTTCGCCAATGAGAGCGAGGTGAAATCGCTCTATGAGACGAGCGATTTCGAAACGGCGGTGTCGGCGCTGCGCGATGAGAACGTGCTTGGCATCGTCACGCGGTCGGAGCTTGGGTCGATGGTTGTCGAAGGCCAAGCGACCCATGTGGTTCCCGCCTTCCCGATCGACAAGCTCGTCGATACGACCGGCGCCGGCGATTTGTTTGCCGGTGGTTTTCTCTATGGTCTTGCCAAAGGCGCCGATTACGTCACCTGCGCCAATCTCGGGGGACTTGCCGCCGCCGAGATCATTCAGCACCTGGGCGCCCGCCCGCAGCTCGATCTTGCCCAGCACGCCAAGATGCATGGGCTTGGATAG
- a CDS encoding MFS transporter, which translates to MTSPSCLETEPRLAGPANPTDRSNRLPLAKLAALTFAAFIALLTEIMPAGLLPQISEGLRISDSLSGQFIATTGIGAMLAAIPLMLTTQGISRKRLTLIAAGGLVAMNCVTALSDQYVITLGARFLGGIFIGLNWSVVFVYALRLVPPHLAARTIAIMTLAIPLAFTLGAPTVAFLGKIIGWRETFCIVGLCGILDLMWMAIALPDAAGHARQAKVRLVPTFFLPGLRAVLFATLTYVLAYSILYTYIAPLLANAHLTEHVDSLLLIFGGASVLGVIVSAIWADRWLRGMILGSTLLFAACAIALGAWNESPSAVTLAIAFWGIAYGIGPALLTAATSQTGGEAADVAQAFLVTVWNLSVAGGGVIGGFVLSQFGIAPFPWIAAGLLALSLATIWLAKSHGFPKAAKAVPT; encoded by the coding sequence ATGACCTCGCCATCTTGCCTCGAAACCGAGCCTCGTCTTGCAGGACCGGCCAATCCCACCGATCGCAGCAACCGCCTGCCTCTCGCCAAACTCGCGGCCTTGACGTTCGCCGCCTTCATCGCCTTGCTCACCGAAATCATGCCGGCCGGGCTCCTGCCGCAGATCAGCGAAGGGCTTCGGATTTCGGACAGTCTGTCCGGCCAGTTCATCGCCACCACCGGCATCGGCGCGATGCTGGCCGCGATTCCTTTGATGCTGACGACGCAAGGGATCTCGCGCAAGCGTCTGACGCTGATCGCGGCCGGTGGGCTCGTGGCGATGAATTGCGTCACCGCTTTGTCCGACCAATATGTCATCACCCTCGGCGCGCGGTTCTTGGGCGGCATTTTCATCGGCCTGAATTGGTCCGTCGTTTTTGTCTATGCGCTTCGTCTCGTGCCGCCGCATCTGGCGGCCCGGACCATCGCGATCATGACCCTGGCGATCCCGCTTGCCTTCACCCTCGGCGCACCGACGGTGGCTTTCCTCGGCAAAATCATCGGCTGGCGCGAAACCTTCTGCATCGTTGGCCTTTGCGGCATTTTGGATCTTATGTGGATGGCGATCGCCTTGCCCGATGCCGCCGGCCATGCGCGCCAAGCCAAGGTGCGGCTCGTCCCGACATTCTTTTTACCCGGGCTGCGGGCGGTGCTTTTTGCGACGCTCACCTATGTACTGGCCTACAGCATCCTTTACACCTATATCGCTCCGTTGCTCGCCAACGCGCATTTGACCGAGCATGTCGACTCGCTGTTGCTGATTTTCGGCGGCGCATCGGTCTTGGGTGTCATCGTCTCCGCAATCTGGGCCGACCGCTGGCTGCGCGGCATGATCCTCGGCTCGACGCTCCTTTTCGCCGCTTGCGCCATCGCGCTTGGCGCGTGGAACGAGTCGCCAAGCGCCGTAACTCTTGCCATCGCCTTTTGGGGGATTGCCTACGGGATAGGCCCGGCGCTGCTCACCGCGGCGACGTCGCAAACCGGGGGCGAAGCCGCGGATGTCGCGCAAGCGTTTCTGGTGACGGTCTGGAACCTTTCCGTTGCCGGCGGCGGCGTGATCGGCGGCTTCGTCCTCAGCCAATTCGGGATCGCACCGTTTCCCTGGATTGCCGCCGGTCTGCTCGCATTGAGCCTTGCCACGATCTGGCTCGCCAAGAGCCATGGCTTTCCCAAAGCCGCGAAGGCCGTGCCAACTTGA
- a CDS encoding LysR family transcriptional regulator, whose amino-acid sequence MDSLGPLNIFVQVADAGSFTLAGRRLSISSSAVSKAVARLEQKLGVHLFQRSTRAITLTAEGACFLERCRRIFEELERAESDFSKVRGKPSGRLKISVPLMAVLSIPKLTEFRNTYPDIQLEIDCSDRLVNVIDEGFDAVIRTGEPHDSTLIGRKVGSFRLLIVGAPDYLRRRGTPMRPEDLATHDCIYYRLPATGKLQDWALGCTVEADWQPGAAMVVNTLEPQLRLAEAGMGLASIPDIAIQEQLASGALVPVLQDHCREIPFYILWPSSRFMTPRLRAFVDFVIADKEPAKPVAWGR is encoded by the coding sequence ATGGATAGTTTGGGTCCGCTCAATATCTTCGTGCAGGTGGCCGATGCCGGAAGCTTTACGCTGGCCGGACGGCGGCTGAGCATTTCCTCCTCCGCCGTGAGCAAGGCGGTCGCGCGGCTCGAACAGAAGCTTGGTGTCCATCTTTTTCAGCGTTCCACGCGCGCGATCACCTTGACGGCGGAAGGCGCGTGTTTTCTCGAACGCTGCCGGCGGATCTTTGAGGAGCTTGAACGGGCCGAATCGGATTTTTCAAAAGTTCGCGGCAAGCCGAGCGGCCGGTTGAAGATCAGCGTGCCGCTGATGGCCGTTCTTTCCATCCCGAAGTTGACCGAATTTCGCAACACCTATCCCGACATTCAACTCGAAATCGATTGCTCCGATCGTCTGGTCAATGTGATCGACGAGGGGTTCGATGCGGTGATCCGCACGGGAGAGCCGCATGATTCCACGCTGATTGGCCGCAAGGTCGGATCGTTCCGCCTGCTGATCGTCGGCGCGCCCGATTATCTGCGCCGGCGCGGCACGCCTATGCGTCCGGAAGATTTGGCTACGCACGATTGCATCTACTATCGCCTGCCCGCGACGGGAAAGCTGCAGGATTGGGCGCTTGGTTGCACCGTCGAGGCGGATTGGCAACCGGGTGCCGCCATGGTCGTCAACACGCTGGAGCCGCAATTGCGGCTTGCCGAAGCGGGGATGGGTCTTGCATCGATTCCCGATATCGCCATCCAAGAGCAATTGGCGAGCGGCGCACTTGTGCCTGTGCTACAGGATCATTGCCGCGAGATACCGTTTTATATTCTCTGGCCGTCGAGCCGCTTCATGACGCCGCGGCTGCGCGCCTTCGTCGACTTCGTGATCGCGGACAAGGAACCGGCAAAACCTGTCGCCTGGGGCCGCTAA
- the coaA gene encoding type I pantothenate kinase has product MTDAPGGRAEMDQRVTSNSEEAELSPYRHFSRSEWAALRADTPLTLTIDDLAKLQSLNDPISIEEVVAIYLPLSRMLALYVAATQGLFKATQRFLGAEDGKVPYIIGVAGSVSVGKSTTARVLRALLSRWPNTPKVDLVTTDGFLYPNAELQAQGLMERKGFPESYDGTAIIRFLADVKAGKHHVQAPIYSHLVYDVVPGETVTVDRPDILIFEGLNVLQPNRGGKELREIPFVSDFFDFSIYLDATEAQLESWYVARFMKLRETAFRDPSSFFRKFADLSDTEAVEMAKSVWSQINLPNLRENILPTRPRASLILKKGSDHQIERVSLRKL; this is encoded by the coding sequence ATGACAGATGCGCCTGGGGGGCGGGCTGAAATGGATCAACGCGTGACGAGCAATTCCGAAGAGGCCGAACTTTCACCGTACCGGCATTTCAGCCGCAGCGAATGGGCGGCCCTTCGCGCCGACACGCCGCTGACCCTGACCATCGACGATCTCGCCAAGCTGCAATCGCTGAACGACCCGATTTCGATCGAGGAAGTCGTCGCCATCTATCTTCCGCTCTCGCGCATGCTCGCGCTTTATGTCGCGGCGACTCAGGGGCTGTTCAAGGCGACCCAGCGCTTCCTCGGCGCCGAGGATGGCAAAGTGCCTTACATCATCGGCGTCGCCGGCTCGGTCTCCGTCGGCAAATCGACGACGGCACGCGTGCTGCGCGCGCTGTTGTCGCGCTGGCCGAATACGCCCAAGGTCGACCTCGTCACCACCGACGGTTTTCTCTATCCGAATGCCGAGCTGCAGGCGCAAGGCCTGATGGAGCGCAAAGGCTTTCCCGAAAGCTACGACGGCACCGCAATCATTCGCTTTCTCGCCGATGTGAAGGCCGGCAAGCATCATGTCCAGGCGCCGATTTATTCGCATCTCGTCTATGATGTGGTGCCGGGCGAAACGGTCACCGTCGACCGGCCGGACATTTTGATCTTCGAAGGCCTGAACGTTTTGCAACCCAATCGCGGCGGCAAGGAATTGCGCGAAATTCCGTTCGTTTCCGACTTCTTCGATTTCTCTATCTATCTCGATGCGACCGAGGCGCAATTGGAGTCCTGGTATGTCGCGCGTTTCATGAAATTGCGCGAGACGGCCTTCCGCGATCCCAGCAGCTTCTTCCGCAAATTCGCCGACCTCTCAGACACCGAAGCCGTCGAGATGGCGAAATCGGTCTGGTCGCAGATCAATCTGCCGAACTTGCGCGAGAATATCCTGCCGACTCGGCCGCGCGCGAGCCTCATCCTGAAAAAAGGGTCCGACCATCAGATCGAGCGCGTCTCGCTGCGCAAATTGTGA
- a CDS encoding phosphoribosyl-ATP diphosphatase, whose protein sequence is MSAFTLDDLAGLIAARAKASGDTSYTRKLLDGGQPLAAKKLGEEAVETVIAAIQGDKKALKMEAADVLYHLLVVLQAGGVPLQDVMDELARRTGQSGLEEKAARQTQ, encoded by the coding sequence ATGTCTGCTTTTACCCTGGATGATCTCGCCGGCCTGATTGCGGCCCGCGCCAAAGCCTCGGGCGACACGTCCTACACCCGCAAATTGCTCGACGGCGGCCAGCCGCTCGCCGCCAAGAAGCTCGGCGAGGAGGCGGTCGAAACCGTGATCGCGGCGATCCAGGGCGACAAAAAGGCGCTGAAAATGGAAGCCGCCGACGTGCTGTATCATCTGCTCGTCGTCTTGCAGGCTGGCGGCGTTCCGTTGCAGGATGTTATGGACGAATTGGCACGGCGCACCGGTCAATCCGGTTTGGAGGAGAAGGCCGCGCGGCAAACGCAATAA
- the hisF gene encoding imidazole glycerol phosphate synthase subunit HisF, which translates to MLKSRIIPCLDVKDGRVVKGVSFLNLRDAGDPVECAIAYDAAGADELCFLDITATHENRGILFDVVARTAGCCFMPVTVGGGVRKLDDIRNLLLAGADKVSINSAAVANRAFVKEAAEKFGSQCVVVAIDAKNVAPGKWEIFTHGGRKGTGIDAVNFAREVAELGAGEILLTSMDRDGTKVGFDLELTRSVADAVSIPVIASGGVGTLDHLVDGVKKGHASAVLAASIFHFGEYTIGEAKTHMAQAGIPMRMDS; encoded by the coding sequence ATGCTGAAATCCCGCATCATTCCTTGTCTCGATGTCAAAGACGGCCGTGTCGTCAAAGGCGTCAGTTTCCTCAATCTGCGCGACGCGGGCGATCCGGTCGAATGCGCGATCGCCTATGACGCGGCCGGCGCGGATGAATTGTGTTTTCTCGACATCACCGCGACCCATGAAAACCGCGGCATCCTGTTCGATGTCGTCGCGCGCACCGCCGGCTGCTGCTTCATGCCGGTCACGGTCGGCGGCGGCGTGCGCAAGCTCGACGATATTCGCAACCTGCTGCTCGCAGGGGCCGACAAAGTGTCGATCAATTCGGCCGCCGTCGCCAACCGCGCCTTCGTGAAGGAGGCGGCGGAAAAGTTCGGCAGCCAATGCGTCGTGGTGGCGATCGACGCGAAGAATGTCGCGCCCGGCAAGTGGGAAATCTTCACCCATGGCGGCCGCAAGGGCACCGGCATCGACGCGGTGAATTTCGCCCGCGAAGTGGCGGAGCTCGGCGCCGGCGAAATCCTGCTCACCTCTATGGACCGCGACGGCACGAAGGTCGGCTTCGATCTTGAGCTCACCCGTAGCGTCGCCGATGCGGTGTCGATCCCGGTCATCGCCTCGGGCGGCGTCGGCACACTCGATCACCTCGTCGACGGGGTGAAAAAGGGCCATGCCAGCGCGGTTCTCGCGGCCTCGATCTTCCATTTTGGCGAATATACGATCGGCGAGGCCAAAACCCATATGGCGCAAGCCGGTATCCCGATGCGGATGGATAGCTGA